In the genome of Bosea sp. BIWAKO-01, the window CTTCACGAGCGCCTGCACGTCGCGCTCCCCGGTCGCGGCGAGCGCGCGGCCGAGCAACTCGCTCTGCTGCTGATTGAGCTGAAGAACCACGCGACGGGTTGTCATCTGTGCCTGCCGTTTTTGCTTCACCGCCGTGACGCTAGCACAACATTGCATACAGTCATGCTTAAAAATACGGCACAATCCAACATCGCTATTGCATACGATTATAGAACCATATCGTATCCTCTTATTGTCGACAGTGCGATCTCGCACGACAACGAGGGAGGGAATGGATGCGCCGTTTGCTTTCGATGGTGATGGCAGCCGCTTTCGCGGCGGGCGTCGGACATACCGCGATGGGGGGCGCCGAAGCGCAGACCCTGAAATGGGGTTCACCCCGTGAGATCGGCTCGCTCGACCCCTATTCCTATGGAGATACCTACGCCCTGTCGGTGCTGAACCATGTCTATGAGGGGCTGGTTCGCTACAGTGGCAAGCAGCAGATCGAGCCTGCGCTCGCCACTGCCTGGACGGTCGTCTCACCGACGATCTGGCGCTTCACCTTGCGCCAGGGCGTCACCTTCCACGACGGCGCCCCCTTCGGTGCGGATGACGTCATCGCGTCGCTGGAGCGGATCACCCATCCGACCTCGCCCATGCGGGGCGAGCTGCACGGCTACAAGAGCGCGCGAAAGCTCGACGCTTCCGTCATCGAGATCGAGCTCGACAGCCCCAATCCGCTGCTCCTGAACGACCTGACCAATGTCCACATCTTCAACAAGGCCTGGCTGGTCGCGAATAACAGCCTTCTGCCCACCGATGCCGGCAAGGGCGTCGAAGGTTTCGCCACAAACAACACGAACGGCACCGGCCCGTTCAAGGTCGTCTCACGGCGACGGGACACCCAGACGGTCTTCGTCAGGAACGCTGCCTGGTGGGACAAGCCCGTCCATAATCTGGAGCGCATCGAGTTCGTGCCGATTACATCGGCGGCGACCCGCGTCGCGGCCATGCTGTCGGGCGAGATCGATTTCACAAATTCCGCTCCGCTCCAGGACCTGAGCCGTCTCTCGGCCTCGCCGGATATCAAGGTCCTCCAGGCGAACGAGGTGCGCTCGACATTCTTCGGATTCAATTGGCGGCAGCGGCTCGTGGAAAGCGATGTCCAGGACAAGAATCCGCTGCGCGACATCCGCGTGCGGGAAGCCATGTATCGCGGCATCGACGCTGCCGCGATCCAATCGCGCGCCATGCGTGGCCTGTCTCGCACCACCGGTGCCCTTGTCGCGCCATCGATACCAGGCTTCACGCCCGAACTCGACCAGCGCCTGCCCTTCGACGCCGCCGAAGCGCGCCGGCTCCTGACCGAGGCCGGATATCCGAACGGCTTCTCCTTCCTGATGAACTGCGCCAGCGACGCACTCATCAACGAGGAGGAATTCTGCCAGGCCGTCGCCTCGATGTGGTCGCGCATCGGCCTGCGGCCCAATCTCAGCATTGCGCCGCGCAGCCAGCAGACGCCGAAGCGTGTTCGCGGCGAGTTCGACGTCGTCGCCTTCGGCTGGGCCAATGAGCCCACCCTGGATTCGTCCTCGCTGCTGACGCAGGTGATCCACAAGAAGGATGCAGCGGCTGGCGTCTTCAACTGGGGCGAATGGGGCGATGACAGGATCGACACCCTGAACGCCCAGGCCGCTGTCGAGAACGATGCTACCAAGCGCACCGCCATGCTGACCGCGGCGATGAAAATCGCCAAGGACCAGCACATGTTCCTGCCTATGCATCAGCAGCCCATGGCCTGGGCCGCCCGGTCGCGCATCGTGTCCCTGGTGCAGAACTCGGACAACAAGCCGCGGATGTGGCTTACCGTCGTGAAGTAAGGGCCGGGGCCAGAGCCCGGCGATTTATCCGCCCGCACGCTGCGTCCACCATGATGCGCCGCGATCCCCGATCGCGGCGCATCTCTTGCTCTGGGCCGACGCCGATCCGGATAAAGCGCCCGTGCCGCTCTCATCGTTCGGCGCGCGCCGCTTCGGATCGCGCCCGGAACCTGAACCTGCCCCCAGGGCGGCTGAGATTTCGGCCTGCTCCGCCTGAGGATACCGCCCATGCGACATCTGCAGGGCGCGCGCCGCCATTTTGGGTCAGTCTAGCCGCGTTGCCAGCCGGTCGGCTCGCACGTTACTCACGGTGCCTCCTGATGAATAAGCACACGCCCTCAGCGGAGCTTTCGACGATGCCATTCGAGGTCGGCCAGCCCGTCCCGCGCAACGAGGACCCCGTGCTCGTGCGTGGCGAGGGGCGCTATACCGATGATGTCTCGCTGGAGGGGCAACTCTACGCCGCCTTCGTCCGCAGCCCGCATGCGCATGGCGTAATCCGCGGCCTCGATGTCTCGCAGGCCGAGGCGATGAAGGGCGTCGTCGCGATCTATCGGGGCGAGGACCTCGCGGGCCAGGGCTACGGATTGCTGAAATGCATCGTCGAGCTGCCGAACCGTGACGGCAGCCCGATCAGGAAGCCGGCCCGCAATGCCCTGGCGACCGACAAGGTCCGCTTTGTCGGTGACCCCGTCGCGATGGTCGTGGCCCGCACGGCCGTCCAGGCGCGCGATGCGGCCGAGGCCGTGCTGCTCGACATCGAGATCCTGCCCGCCGTCACGGCCGGCGAAGACGCCGTCGCCCCAGGCGCTCCGCAGCTCTATGACGACGTTCCCGGCAACGTCGTCCTCGACTATCATTTCGGCGATGCCGGCAAGGTTGCGGCGGCATTTGCCAGCGCAGCCCATGTCACGAAACTGCGCATCGTCAACAGCCGCATCGTGGTGAACCCGATCGAGCCACGCGCTGCGGTCGGAACTTTTGACCGCAAGACCAAGCGCTACACGCTGCATGCGCCGAGCCAGGGCGCGTTCGGGATGCGCAACAACCTGGCCGCGGCAATGGGCGTGCCGGCGGAGCGGATGCGGCTGATCACCGGCCATGTCGGCGGCTCCTTCGGGATGAAGTCCTCGGTCTTCCCCGAATATGTCGTGCTGCTGCATGCGGCCCGGCTCCTGAAGAAGCCGGTCAAATGGACCGACCAGCGCTCCGAGAGCTTCGTCTCCGACTATCATGGCCGCGACATGGTGTTCGAGGCAGAGCTGGCGCTCGATGCGCGCGGCCGGTTCCTGGCGACGCGCTTCAGCGGCATCGGCAATATGGGCGGTTATCTCTCGCCGGTCGGGCCGATGATGGCGACGACGAATATCGGCAAGAACAGCATCGGCATGTACCGCACTCCGCTCGTCGAGGTGCAGACCAAATGCGTCGTCACCAACACGGCGCCGATCGGCGCCTATCGCGGCGCGGGACGGCCCGAAGGCAATTACTTCATGGAGCGGCTGATCGACGCCGCTGCCGTGGAAATGGGCATCGACAAGACCGCCCTAAGGCGGCGCAACCTCGTCGCTCCGCAGCAACTGCCCTGGGCGACGCCGGTCGGGACGCTCTATGATAGCGGCGATTTCCCGGCCCTGTTCGCAGAGGCGCTCAAGGCGGCCGACTGGGGCGGCTATAAAGCGCGGCTGCGCCAGAGCCGGAAGGCCGGCAAGCTCCGCGGCCGCGGCATCGGCTGCTACCTCGAAGTCACCGCGCCTCCGACGAATGAAATGGCCGGTCTGCATTTCGAGGCGGATGGCAGCGTGACCATCGTCACCGGCACGCTCGATTACGGACAGGGCCACTGGACACCCTTTGCCCAGGTGCTGACGAGCAAGCTCGGCGTGCCCTTCGACAAGATCCGCCTCGTGCAGGGCGACAGCGACCGGCTGATCGCGGGTGGTGGCACCGGCGGCTCCAAGTCGATCATGGCGAGCGGATCGGCGATCATGGAAGCGGGCGACCGCGTCATCGAGAAGGGCAAGCTCCTGGCCGCCCATTTCCTGGAAGCCGGCGTCGCCGATCTCGAATTCGGCCGCGGCCGGTTCACGATCGCCGGGACCGACCGCTCGATCGGCATCATGGAGCTCGCGGAACGGGTGCGGACGGCCCCTCACCTGCCCAAGGAGCTGCCCCAGAGCCTGGATGTCGACCATGTCTTCAAGGCGGCGCCATCGGCCTATCCCAATGGCTGTCATGTCGCCGAGGTCGAGATCGATCCTGAGACCGGAGAGGTCGCGGTGGTCAGCTATGTCATGGTCAACGACTTTGGCACGATCGTGAACCCGTTGATCGTCGCAGGGCAGCTGCATGGCGGCGTCGCGCAGGGCATCGGCCAGGCGCTCTACGAGATGACGGCCTATGATGATTCCGGCCAGCTCATGACGGGCTCCTATATGGACTACGCGATGCCGCGCGCAGCCGACCTGCCCTTCTTCTCATTCGCCAGCCAGGGCAGCCCGACCGCGACCAATCCCGTCGGTGCGAAGGGCTGCGGCGAGGCCGGCTGCGCCGGCTCGCTGCCCTCGGTGATGAACGCGATCGTCGATGCGCTCGCGCCCTATGGCGTGCGGCATGTCGACATGCCGGCGACCCCGCAGGCGATCTGGCGGCTGATTCACAAGGGAACGTGAGAGATCATTTCGCCGGGGCTTCCGCCTCCCCGAGTTCGCGCCAGAGATCGCGGTTCGCGCCGGCTATCGCGTCCTGCACCAGGACTATCGGGACGGTGGCTTCCAGTGGAAGGTCACCCAGCACGGGCCGATCATTAGCGCGTCGATCGAGTTCTGAGGCTCCACGGACCGCGCCGGACGCGCTATCGCAGGCGGGCCTGGCAGATATCATTCGAGGCAGAAGCGGTCCGGAAGATATCGACGAACTGGCTGTGGAACTGGCGTGGGGCGACGACGAGGCTTCGGCAATGAAGCGGGTCGCCCTCGCCATCGATTTCGGTTGCGATGCAGCCGGCTTCGCGGGCGATGATCACGCCCGCGGCGAGGTCCCAGAGATCGAGCTTGGCTCCCGAGGTCCAGAACCCGTCAAAGCGCCCTTCCGCGACATAGGCGATCTCGAGGGCAGCGGAGCCCGGGCTCCTGATCCCTGAAACCTGCGGCATGATCGCCGCCATTTCGCGGGCGGCTTTCTCCGTGTCGCCTTTGCCATGATAGGGAAAGCAGGTGCCGACGACGGCATGGGCGAGCGAGTTGCGCTTCGAGCCCGTGAGGCGCTGCTCGCCGAGAAAGGCGCCCTCTCCTTTCGCGGCCCAGAACATGTCGTGGCTGAGCGGATGATAGGTGACACCCGCCGTCACCTCGTCGCCCTCCATCAGGGCGAGCGACACCGAAAACTGCGGGATGCCGTGCAGGAAGTTATTGGTGCCGTCGAGGGGATCGATGATGATCCTGCGACCGTCGCCGGCGCCTGCGGATTCGCCGCTCTCTTCACCGAGCACCGCGATATCGGGCAGCTTCGCCTTGAGATGCGCGATGATCAGCTGCTCGGATTCGATATCCGCGGCCGAGACGAAATCCGACGGCCCCTTTTCCAGGATCGGCAGGGCGGCAAGGCTGGCAAAATTCCTGGCCAGCGAAGCGCCGCCGATCCGCGCCGCCTCCTTCATGCACGAGACGATATGGCTCCTGGAACGGGTGCGGTCATGCATGGCGAGATCTCGGCTGGGGATTGTGAGTGCTGCACCCGGCGCGGCTGCGTGAGCCTGGCCGAACGCAGATCTGGAATGCGACACCGCCTGCCCTGTCAGGCGGCCGGCATGGTTCGGTCAGAGGGCGCAATCCTGTGCAGGGCGGCTGCGTGCAAGGCGGGATTTGCCGCGGCCAGGCAATGCCCGCCTGAGCGGATCGTCAGCGGCGCGCCGTCCCAATCCGTCATGACGCCACCGGCATGGGTGATCACGGCGACATGCGCGAGATAGTCATGCGGATTCTCGAAGCGGTCGATGGCGATGTCGATCGCGCCGGAGGCCAGCCGTCCGTAGGAATAGCAACTGCCGCCATAGACGCACCAATGGACGGAGGATCGCAGGGTCTTGAAGGTCGGCAGGCTCTGCGCGTCATAGAGCTCGATATTGCTCGTCGACATCACCGCCTCCGACAGAACATGCCGCCCCGAGGTCGTGACCCGCACGCCGTTCAGCGTCGTCGGAAAGCCCTCCGCGCCGATCCAGCGCTCCCGGGTCATCGGGTGGTCGATGACACCGAGGATCGGGACGCCGCGATGGGTCAGCGCGATGAGCGTGCCGAAGACCGGGATGCCGGCGACGAAGGCCTTGGTCCCGTCGATCGGATCGATGACCCAGACAAAATCCTCGTCCATGCCCTGCGAGCCGAACTCCTCGCCGAGGATGCCATGGCCGGGATAGGCCGCTTCGATGCGGCGGCGGATCTCGGTCTCGGCACGCCGGTCGATCTCGGTGACAGGGCTGTCGTCGCCCTTGGAGATGAAGGCGTTGTTGTGCCTTGCCCCCTCGCGGATGATCTCGCCGCTCGCCTCGACCAGCTCCTGGGCGAAGGCGATGAAATTCCTGATATCGCTAGTCGGCATGTCTGACCTGTCCGGGGATCGCCGCGCTGTTCTTGAGCGGGCGCTGGTGCTTGCTGAGGCTGTATTCAGCGAATTTGAAGCAACGGGTGATGACGAGCGTGATCGAGAGATAGATCAGCGCAGCCATGATGAAGATCTCATAGGGCGAGAACGTATCGGCCACGATGGTATTGGCCACGCCCGTCAGCTCCATCAGCGTGATCGTGCTGGCGAGCGACGTGCCCTTCAGCATGCCGATGGCCTGGTTGCTATAGGCCGGCAGCATCAGGCGCAGCGCAATCGGCAGCACGATCAGCCGCTGGACCTGGAAGACCGACATGCCGCAGGCGCGCGCCGCCTCGATCTCGCCGGCCGGCACGGCCTGGATCGCCCCGCGCAGGATATTCGCGGTGTAGGCGGCGGAATGCAGCGCGCAGGCCAGCAGCGCGCAAATGAAGGGCTTGCGCAGATACGGCCAGAGAAAGCTCTCGCGCACGAACTCGAACTGCGCGAGCCCGTAATAGACGATGAAGATCTGGACGAGCAGCGGCGTGCCGCGAAAGAAATAGACGAAGCAGTAGATCGGCGCCCGCACGCCCCTGCTGCCATTCGCGTAGAGAATGCCGAGCGGCAGGGCGAGCACGAATCCGATGATCTCGGTCAGCAGAAGGAGCTGCAGGGTGACGACCGCCCCATCGAGCAGGCGCGGGATGCTCTCGATCATGAGCGAGATGTCCATGATCAGACCCTCCGCACGCCGCGGTTCGCGCGGGTCTCGAGCCATTCGATGGCGAGGGAATTGATGATGGTCAGCGTGAGATAGATGACCGCCGCGAGCAGGTAGAAATGGAACGGGCTGCGCGTCACCGAGGTGGCGAGATAGCTGACGCGCATCAGCTCCTCGAGGCCGACAACCGAGATCAGCGAGGTGTTCTTGATCAGCGAGATCCAGATATTGCCGAGGCTCGGCAGGGCATAGCGCCACATCAGCGGCATGCGGATATGGATGAACAGCGTCAGCGGCGACATGCCGAAGGCCTTCGCCGCCTCGATCTGCCCCGGCGGGATAGCCAGAAAGGCGCCCCGGAAGATCTCGGCCGCATAGGCGCCGAAGACGAGGCTGAGCGCGAACACGCCGGCTGCCATGGCCGGGATCTCGACATAGACCTCCGGTCCCGCGATCCAGCGCAGCATCGCCGAGAGCGCAACCGTGCTGCCGAAATAGACCAGCAGGATGATGAGCAGTTCGGGCGTCCCGCGGACGCAGGTCGTGTAGAAATCTCCCGCCGCACGCAGGAACCGCGACGAGGAGAGCTTGGCCAGCGCAACCGCAAGGCCGATCGCCAGGCCCGCCACCAGCGACAGGAACGCGACCTGGAGCGTGACCATCGTGCCCCAGAAGAGCTGCGTTCCCCAGCCCTGGAATAGGTCTGCCGTCATGGATCGGTCCTGTCGGGACGAAGGTCGCGCGGGGCCGTTTCAGCCGCGCGGGCGGTTCCGGGCAGCGGCTGGCGCCGCCCGGAGGGCGTCACTGGGTCCAGACGCTGGGGAGCACAGTGAACTTCCAGTATTTCTGGTTGATCGCCTTGAACGTGCCGTCGGCGAACATGCCCTTCAGAGCATTGTTGACCTTGTCGAGCAGTTCAGGCTCGTTCTTGCGCAGTCCGACACCGACACCAGGCCCGAAATACTTGATGTTCTCGAGTTCGGGGCCGATATACTTGAAATTCTTGCCCTGGGCGTCCTCGAAGAAGCCCTCCATCTTGATCGGCCCGGCCATGATCAGGTCGACGCGGCCGGAGACGAGGTCGAGGAGCAGGGTCTCGTAGTTCTCGTAGCGCGAGATCTGCACGCCGGGGAACAGTTCGGTGAAATAGCGGTCATAGGTGCTGGAGCGGATCAGCCCGACGACCTTGCCGTCGAGGGCCTTGGGATTGGGCTGCCCGTCGGCGGTGACCGGCGCGAGCGTCGATGATTTCGGGCCGACGAAGCGGCCGGTCGACGACCGGTAGGGGATGCTGAAGTCAATGCTCTTCTGGCGCGCTTCGGTGATCGAAAGGCTTGCGAGGATGAGGTCGAACTTGCGCGCCGTCAGGGCCGGGATCGCGCCGTCCAGCGACTGGCAGACGAATTTGAGGTCGAACCCTTCGCGCTTGCCGATCTCACGGGCGATATCGACGTCGAAACCTTCCAGTTCTCCGCTGGCGGTGCGGAAGTTGAAGGGTGGATTGGTGCAGTCGGTGCCGATCTTCACCTCGCGGGCGAAGGCGGTGCCGGCCAGCAGCAGCGCTGCGCCGGACATCAGGGCCAGTGCGGTCTTTCTCATGGTTCTTCTCCTCAAAGAACGCGTTGCAGAAAGCGCCTGCAGCGCTCCGACGTCGGGTTGCCGAAGATCTGATCGGGGCTGTTGCGCTCCTCGATCCTGCCCTCGTGAAGGAAGAGCACCTCGTTCGAGACCTCGCGGGCGAACGCCATCTCATGGGTCACGACGATCATGGTCCGCCCCTCCTCCGCGAGAACGCGCATGACGCGCAGCACCTCACCGACGAGCTCGGGGTCGAGCGCCGAGGTCGGCTCGTCGAAGAGCAGCAGCTTGGGCTCCATCGCCAGGGCGCGGGCGATGGCGCAGCGCTGCTGCTGGCCACCGGAAATATGGGCGGGGTAGTGATAGCGCTTGTCGAACAGCCCGACCTTCGTCAGCAGGGCCTCGGCACGTTCGATCGCCTCGGCCTTCGCAACGCCCAGCACCTTGATCGGCGCGATGGTGACGTTCTCGAGCACGGTCAGGTGGCTCCACAGGTTGAAGCTCTGGAACACCATGCCCATCCGGCTGCGGATCCGGCTGATCTGCCTCGCGTTCAGGACCGGCGGGCGGGTTCCGCTGCGCTGGAGCTTGATCTCCTCGCCCTCGAAGGAAATCGTGCCGGATTCCGGGGTTTCCAGCAGGTTGATGCAGCGCAGGAAGGTGCTCTTGCCCGAGCCACTGGCGCCGATCATGCAGATCACGTCCCGTTCGCGGGCCGCGAGGCTGACACCCTTGAGAACGGGAAGGTCGCCATAGCTCTTGTGGATGGCGTCCGCGGTGAGGACGGTCTTCGCCTCCGGTCGAGACACGTGATCCTCCCCTTTGCACTGCTGGATCGGCTCTGTCCGACCTCGATTGGCAGGGACGGTATCGGCGGCCCCTGGCTGTCTCAAGTACCAATTTTTTCAAATGGTACAGACCAATTGCGCCGAGCCGCTTGACCCTGCCGCCTGAGGGCGGCTCAATCTACCCCCGTGAAGGGTGAGGTGGCGACGCGCACGCTTTCGGCCTCGCGAAGGGTGCAGCAGGACATGAATTCGGCCTTCAACTATCCGTTCTGGAATGCGCTGGCGCTGGAGCGGGACGGGCCGGAACCGCTCTACGACCAGATCGCAGCGCAACTCCGTGCGATGGTCGTGGCCGGCGCCATCCCCCGCGGGGCGCGGCTGCCACCCCAGCGAAAACTCTCGGGCGAACTCGATGTATCCCGCTCGACGATCGTGCTCGCCTATGCCCGTCTGAAGAACGAGGGCTATGCGCATGGCCGCACCGGAGCGGGGACCTATATCGAGACCGACCTGCCCGAGGACCTGCACCGCCGCCTGGACGCCCCAACTCCGGCCGGGCCGCCGCGGCAGCCGCGCATCCTGGCCCGGCGCGGCAGCGCGCTGATGGGCCTGCCGCTCCCGAGTGAGCGCGAGCTCGGCTACGATCTCAGCCCCCTGCTCCCGGCGCTCGACGAATTGCCGTTCAGCGATATCCGGCGCAGCACCGCCGAATACTGGGGTTCGGAGCCCTGGCCCCAGTTCAGCTTCAGCGAGCGCCTCGGCCTTCCCGCCCTGCGCCAGCAGATCGCGAAATATCTCGGCGAATACGAGGGCGTGCCCTGCGCGGCCGAGCAGATCGCCGTCGTCGCCAGCACGACCCAGGCCTTCATCCTTCTCGCCCAGTTGCTGCTCGACCCAGGCGACGGCGTCGTCGTCGAGGATCCGGGCTATCCGACCCGCGTCGCCGCGCTGGTGGCGAATGGGGCCCGCGTCCTGCCGCATCCGGTCGATCATGACGGGCTCTGCGTCGATGGCTTCAGCGCCGAGGCCAGCACCGCCCGGATGGTGATCGCCTCTCCGACCAATCAGTTTCCCTACGGCTCCACGATGCCGATGGCGCGCCGGCTTTCGCTGCTGGCCTGGGCCCGCGCACGGGACGCCTGGGTGATCGAATATGATTACAGCAGCCCGATCGGCATCAATCGCCAGCCCCTGGCTTCCCTGCTGTCGCTCGATACCGATCAGCGCGTCATCTTCATCGGCAACATCAACCGGATTTTCTCCCCGTCGCTTGGCCTGACCTATCTGGTCCTGCCCCCCGATCTGGTCGAGCTGTTCTACCGGGCCAAGCTGGTCTTCTCCTGCTATTTGCCGCCGCCGCTGCAACAGATGGTGGCCGATATCATGGGCCGGGGCGTGCTGGCCCGGCATGTCCGGCGGATGCGGCTTCTGTATCGCGAGCGGGCCGGCATCCTCGTCGGAGCCCTGCGCGAGGCGCTCAGTGATCGGCTGGTCATTCCCGAGGTGACGGCAGGGTTGCATCTGACCGCGCATGCGCGCGGCCCGCTCGATGACCGCGCGATCACCGATGCCGCCCGGCAGCGCGGCATCGATGTGCCGGCCCTCTCCCGCTACCGGTTGGAGAGCCAGGACGCGACGGGGTTCATCTTCGGCTTCGGCAATACCGCACCCGAGCGCATTCCGCCGGCGGTGCGGCGCTTTGCCGAGATCGTGGCCGCGGCCTAGAGCATGCTGCGAAAAAGTGGCAACGGTTTTTCGCACAAAGCATGCTCTAAACTATTAGATTCGATCATGTTTTCTGCGTTTTGACGATTTCGCGTGATCTAGCAGGGCCGCCGCGACGAGTTGGGATTTCACGCCGGGCTCGCAGCGAGCACCGGCCGGGGAGAGGACGAGATGATGGATGTGAATGGCGTGGCGCAGAGATTGATGCGCGAGCACGAGGAACAGGTGCGCTTCCGCCCCTTCGCCGCGGCGAGCGGCATCGCCTCGCTCGACGATGCCTACCGGGTGCAGGATCGCTATGTCTCGCTGCTCCAGACCCGGTTCGGTGACGGGATCGGCTACAAGATCGGCCTGACCTCTCAGCGCATGCAGAGGATGTGCGGCATCGACCAGCCGATCGCCGGAGTCGTCCTCGCCGACCGGCTGCACCACTCCGGAGCGAAGGTCGCGATTTCCGGCTACGGGCGGATCGGTCTAGAATTCGAGATCGCCGTGCGACTGGCGAACGATCTTCCCGCCGGTGGCCCCGCTTTCACGCCCGAGAGCGTTGCTGCCCATGTCGGCGGCGTCTGTGCCGCGATCGAGATCGTCGACGATCGCGCGGCCGACTATGCCGAGCTCGACGTGCTCTCGCTCGTCGCCGACAATTCCTGGAACGGCGGCATCGTCCTCTCCGAATTCCGCAGCGCATGGCCCGCGCTGGACGCGGTCAGCGGCGTCGTCAGCCGCAATGGCGTCGAGATCGATCGCGGCCACGGGAGGGATGTGCTCGGCCACCCCTTCTCGCCCTTGGCCTGGCTGGCGAACGCGCTGGCGGCCAAAGGCCGGACCCTGCGTGCCGGCGACGTGGTCATGACCGGCAGCCTGGTCACCACCCGTTTCCCGACCGAGACCGAAACCTACAATTTCGCGTTGGACGGCATCGGGGCTGTCGAACTCACGGTCGAAGCCGGCAAACCTGGCTGAAACAGGTTTGCTCCTGCCCCCCTCTCCTTCGCCATGACCGGGACTGCATGGGGAGCCGACGGCTCCCCTGCCCAACGCATGCAGCGCAGGGCCCGCGCCAGCACTCCTCCACCGGAGCCAAGCGCGACAAGCCAGCGCCGCCGCGACACGGCGCCGCGGGGCCGTGGCCACCTGCCGAGAAGGCCGCCCCCTCGCCTCCAAGGCAGAGGGAGCGACAGGCGCCTGCCTATTCGAAGAAGCAGCTGACGCTGCCCAGCGGGCCGTAATCGCCGGTGATGGTGTCGCCGTGCCGCGCTTCCACCGGGCGGATGAAGGAGCCCGCCAGGACGATCTGGCCGGCTGCGATATGGTCGCCATAGACGGCGAGCCGGTTTGCAAGCCAGGCGACGCCACGGGCGGGATGGTTCAGCACGCCGGCTCCGAGCCCCGTCTCCTCGACCTGGCCATTGCGCGCGACGATCGCGCCGACCCAGCGAAGATCGACCTGGTCCGGCCGCATGGCGCGGCCCCCGACGACGATGCCGGCATTGGCGGCATTGTCGGCGATCGTGTCGACGATGCTGCGGGCCTTCCCGCTCTGCGGGTCGACGCGCAGGATGCGGGTATCGAGGATCTCGAGCGCCGGAGTGACGTAGTCGGTGGCATTGAGCACATCGAAGATCCCGATATTGGGGCCCTTCAGCGGCGCCTTCATCACGAAGGCGATCTCGGCCTCGATCCGCGGCTGGATGAAGC includes:
- a CDS encoding PLP-dependent aminotransferase family protein, translating into MATRTLSASRRVQQDMNSAFNYPFWNALALERDGPEPLYDQIAAQLRAMVVAGAIPRGARLPPQRKLSGELDVSRSTIVLAYARLKNEGYAHGRTGAGTYIETDLPEDLHRRLDAPTPAGPPRQPRILARRGSALMGLPLPSERELGYDLSPLLPALDELPFSDIRRSTAEYWGSEPWPQFSFSERLGLPALRQQIAKYLGEYEGVPCAAEQIAVVASTTQAFILLAQLLLDPGDGVVVEDPGYPTRVAALVANGARVLPHPVDHDGLCVDGFSAEASTARMVIASPTNQFPYGSTMPMARRLSLLAWARARDAWVIEYDYSSPIGINRQPLASLLSLDTDQRVIFIGNINRIFSPSLGLTYLVLPPDLVELFYRAKLVFSCYLPPPLQQMVADIMGRGVLARHVRRMRLLYRERAGILVGALREALSDRLVIPEVTAGLHLTAHARGPLDDRAITDAARQRGIDVPALSRYRLESQDATGFIFGFGNTAPERIPPAVRRFAEIVAAA
- the hpaH gene encoding 2-oxo-hept-4-ene-1,7-dioate hydratase, which gives rise to MLTCNEIAAAALSLDEAERTRRQTGLMSLRHPGMTMDDAYSIQGAWVQHKIAAGRKDIGWKIGLTSKAMQYALNIDIPDSGVLFDDMMFADGDTVPKDRFIQPRIEAEIAFVMKAPLKGPNIGIFDVLNATDYVTPALEILDTRILRVDPQSGKARSIVDTIADNAANAGIVVGGRAMRPDQVDLRWVGAIVARNGQVEETGLGAGVLNHPARGVAWLANRLAVYGDHIAAGQIVLAGSFIRPVEARHGDTITGDYGPLGSVSCFFE
- a CDS encoding 2-keto-4-pentenoate hydratase — translated: MMDVNGVAQRLMREHEEQVRFRPFAAASGIASLDDAYRVQDRYVSLLQTRFGDGIGYKIGLTSQRMQRMCGIDQPIAGVVLADRLHHSGAKVAISGYGRIGLEFEIAVRLANDLPAGGPAFTPESVAAHVGGVCAAIEIVDDRAADYAELDVLSLVADNSWNGGIVLSEFRSAWPALDAVSGVVSRNGVEIDRGHGRDVLGHPFSPLAWLANALAAKGRTLRAGDVVMTGSLVTTRFPTETETYNFALDGIGAVELTVEAGKPG